A stretch of Lactuca sativa cultivar Salinas chromosome 6, Lsat_Salinas_v11, whole genome shotgun sequence DNA encodes these proteins:
- the LOC111883124 gene encoding 60S ribosomal protein L6, mitochondrial — MEARLFWFLKIVGVGFKARAKLERRLLFLKLGYSHEVELSVPPAVRVFCFKPNIVCCTRIDKQRVHQFAAAVRSCKPPEVYKGKSIMYVDEVIEKKQGKKSK; from the coding sequence ATGGAAGCTCGATTATTTTGGTTTTTGAAGATCGTGGGAGTTGGATTCAAAGCTAGAGCGAAATTAGAAAGGCGTTTATTGTTTCTAAAGTTGGGGTACAGCCACGAAGTTGAATTATCAGTGCCTCCTGCTGTTCGTGTCTTTTGTTTCAAACCAAATATCGTTTGTTGCACCAGAATTGACAAGCAAAGGGTGCACCAGTTTGCTGCTGCCGTTCGCAGCTGTAAGCCTCCGGAGGTTTACAAAGGCAAAAGTATTATGTATGTTGATGAAGTTATAGAGAAAAAACAGGGGAAGAAATCAAAATAA
- the LOC111883157 gene encoding tRNA (cytosine(38)-C(5))-methyltransferase 2 isoform X2, which translates to MEEQGLLKEQPWRLLEFYSGIGGMRYSAIKAGVNAKMVEAFDINDLANDVYEHNFGHRPFQGNIQTLTAADLDRYKANVWLLSPPCQPYTRQGLQKQSADARAFSFLQILEIIPQLMLPPSMLFVENVVGFETSDTHQKMIQILKENQFVTQEFILSPLQFGIPYSRPRYFCLAKRKPLSFYNPEFNGQLLYVPKPLLGENDNEMLQTCLPIESFLEFVNSKGKNGTFTDEEDSLNKYLVPSNLIERWGSAMDIVYPDSKRCCCFTKSYYRYVKGTGSLLATIMNFQIVCSLLQETKHHLRNFVSDTSPLERFPIYTLSLKNLSSQNM; encoded by the exons ATGGAAGAACAAGGTTTGCTCAAAGAACAGCCATGGCGATTACTCGAATTTTACAGCGGCATTGGTGGCATG AGATATTCGGCGATTAAGGCTGGAGTGAATGCAAAAATGGTTGAAGCTTTCGACATAAACGACTTGGCTAATGATGTTTATGAGCATAATTTTGGGCATCGGCCATTTCAG GGCAACATTCAGACCTTAACCGCTGCTGATCTTGATCGTTACAAAGCAAACGTATGGCTTCTTTCTCCTCCATGCCAACCTTATACACgacaag GTCTTCAGAAACAATCTGCTGATGCTCGAGCCTTCTCTTTTCTTCAAATTCTTGAAATCATACCACAACTGATGCTACCTCCATCCATGCTCTTTGTTGAAAATGTAGTTGGATTTGAG aCATCTGATACACATCAGAAGATGATTCAGATACTCAAAGAAAACCAATTTGTGACACAAGAGTTTATATTAAGCCCACTGCAATTTGGAATCCCTTACTCACGTCCCCGTTACTTTTGCCTT gcAAAAAGAAAACCTTTATCTTTCTACAACCCAGAGTTCAATGGACAACTTCTTTATGTGCCAAAACCTTTATTAGGTGAAAATGATAATGAGATGCTACAAACATGCCTTCCTATAGAAAgttttttggaatttgtaaactcCAAGGGCAAAAATGGAACATTTACAGATGAAGAAGATTCTTTAAATAAGTATTTGGTTCCATCAAATTTGATAGAAAGATGGGGGAGTGCTATGG ATATCGTGTATCCTGATTCAAAGAGGTGTTGTTGTTTTACAAAGAGTTATTATCGTTATGTGAAGGGAACTGGCTCCCTTTTGGCGACTATTATG aattttcaaattgtttgcaGCCTATTACAAGAGACAAAACATCACTTGAGGAACTTTGTCTCAGATACTTCACCCCTAGAGAG GTTTCCAATTTACACTCTTTCCCTAAAGAATTTGAGTTCCCAGAACATGTGA
- the LOC111883157 gene encoding tRNA (cytosine(38)-C(5))-methyltransferase 2 isoform X1 yields the protein MEEQGLLKEQPWRLLEFYSGIGGMRYSAIKAGVNAKMVEAFDINDLANDVYEHNFGHRPFQGNIQTLTAADLDRYKANVWLLSPPCQPYTRQGLQKQSADARAFSFLQILEIIPQLMLPPSMLFVENVVGFETSDTHQKMIQILKENQFVTQEFILSPLQFGIPYSRPRYFCLAKRKPLSFYNPEFNGQLLYVPKPLLGENDNEMLQTCLPIESFLEFVNSKGKNGTFTDEEDSLNKYLVPSNLIERWGSAMDIVYPDSKRCCCFTKSYYRYVKGTGSLLATIMPITRDKTSLEELCLRYFTPREVSNLHSFPKEFEFPEHVTLRQRYALLGNSLSVAVVAPLLHYLFSES from the exons ATGGAAGAACAAGGTTTGCTCAAAGAACAGCCATGGCGATTACTCGAATTTTACAGCGGCATTGGTGGCATG AGATATTCGGCGATTAAGGCTGGAGTGAATGCAAAAATGGTTGAAGCTTTCGACATAAACGACTTGGCTAATGATGTTTATGAGCATAATTTTGGGCATCGGCCATTTCAG GGCAACATTCAGACCTTAACCGCTGCTGATCTTGATCGTTACAAAGCAAACGTATGGCTTCTTTCTCCTCCATGCCAACCTTATACACgacaag GTCTTCAGAAACAATCTGCTGATGCTCGAGCCTTCTCTTTTCTTCAAATTCTTGAAATCATACCACAACTGATGCTACCTCCATCCATGCTCTTTGTTGAAAATGTAGTTGGATTTGAG aCATCTGATACACATCAGAAGATGATTCAGATACTCAAAGAAAACCAATTTGTGACACAAGAGTTTATATTAAGCCCACTGCAATTTGGAATCCCTTACTCACGTCCCCGTTACTTTTGCCTT gcAAAAAGAAAACCTTTATCTTTCTACAACCCAGAGTTCAATGGACAACTTCTTTATGTGCCAAAACCTTTATTAGGTGAAAATGATAATGAGATGCTACAAACATGCCTTCCTATAGAAAgttttttggaatttgtaaactcCAAGGGCAAAAATGGAACATTTACAGATGAAGAAGATTCTTTAAATAAGTATTTGGTTCCATCAAATTTGATAGAAAGATGGGGGAGTGCTATGG ATATCGTGTATCCTGATTCAAAGAGGTGTTGTTGTTTTACAAAGAGTTATTATCGTTATGTGAAGGGAACTGGCTCCCTTTTGGCGACTATTATG CCTATTACAAGAGACAAAACATCACTTGAGGAACTTTGTCTCAGATACTTCACCCCTAGAGAG GTTTCCAATTTACACTCTTTCCCTAAAGAATTTGAGTTCCCAGAACATGTGACCCTTCGACAAcg TTATGCATTGCTGGGAAACAGTTTAAGTGTAGCAGTGGTTGCTCCACTGCTTCATTATTTATTTAGTGAGTCATAG